A single region of the Arthrobacter sp. V1I7 genome encodes:
- a CDS encoding VOC family protein yields MAIKLENVGITVRDLEATIAFFTDLGLTVVGRDTVSGEWTDIAVGLDGNHANIAMLQTPDGQGRLELFEYIHPEAIESGPTRPNEIGMHRVAFSVDDIDKALEIAARHGCRPLRGVATYEDVYKLTYVRGPSGILVMLAEELKKN; encoded by the coding sequence ATGGCCATCAAACTTGAGAACGTCGGCATTACGGTTCGCGACCTGGAAGCGACGATCGCCTTTTTCACCGACCTCGGCCTCACAGTCGTCGGCCGTGACACGGTCAGTGGCGAGTGGACCGACATCGCCGTCGGACTCGACGGCAATCATGCCAACATTGCGATGCTCCAAACACCAGACGGTCAAGGTCGCCTGGAGCTGTTCGAGTACATCCACCCCGAAGCTATCGAGTCGGGACCCACTCGCCCGAACGAGATCGGGATGCACCGCGTCGCCTTCTCAGTCGACGACATCGACAAAGCCCTTGAGATAGCCGCGAGGCACGGCTGCCGACCGCTACGCGGTGTGGCAACGTACGAGGACGTCTACAAGCTCACCTACGTCCGCGGTCCCAGCGGCATCCTTGTGATGCTCGCCGAGGAACTGAAGAAGAACTGA